The following proteins come from a genomic window of Maylandia zebra isolate NMK-2024a linkage group LG22, Mzebra_GT3a, whole genome shotgun sequence:
- the cacng7a gene encoding calcium channel, voltage-dependent, gamma subunit 7a, whose translation MSSFSTRALTLLSSVFGACGLLLVGVAVSTDYWLLMEEGIVLQQNQTTEVKMALHSGLWRVCFVAGSEKGRCVASEYFTEPEIEITTENTANILKMVRTATPFPMVSLLFVFTAFVISNIGHIRPQRTILAFVSGIFFILSGLSLVVGLVLYISSINDEVMNRPREPEQFFHYHYGWSFAFAASSFLLKEGAGVMSVYLFMKRYAEEELYRPHPALYRPRMSDCSDYSGQYLHPDSWAPPQRGRSASDVSSDISIQLNQTPPQQPFPKGGSSSQATPSSSGPSSAASYQLQPASSSSTSSSYPHPLHPGATSTLSRGSHIHSHPQPHPHPSGPAPQSLPMAAPPSAVPPPRYHAHMRMSASPC comes from the exons ATGAGTTCATTCAGTACGAGGGCGCTGACACTTCTCTCGTCGGTTTTTGGGGCCTGTGGTTTGCTGTTGGTGGGCGTCGCTGTGTCGACAGACTACTGGCTGCTGATGGAGGAGGGAATCGTCCTGCAGCAGAACCAGACCACTGAGGTCAAAATGGCGCTGCACTCTGGCCTCTGGAGGGTCTGCTTTGTGGCTG GGTCCGAGAAGGGCAGATGTGTGGCATCGGAATATTTCACAGAGCCAGAGATAGAGATCACGACAGAAAACACAGCCAACATACTCA aaATGGTCCGGACCGCCACTCCCTTCCCCATGGTCTCCCTGCTCTTTGTCTTCACCGCCTTTGTAATCAGCAATATTGGGCACATTCGGCCGCAGCGCACCATCCTCGCCTTCGTTTCTGGTATATTCTTCATTCTGTCAG GTCTTAGTCTGGTGGTGGGTCTGGTTTTGTACATCTCCAGTATTAACGATGAGGTGATGAACCGACCTCGAGAGCCTGAGCAGTTCTTCCACTATCACTACGGCTGGTCCTTTGCCTTTGCCgcctcctccttcctcctcaaAGAG GGTGCAGGAGTGATGTCTGTCTACCTCTTCATGAAGCGTTACGCTGAGGAGGAGCTTTACCGGCCCCACCCTGCACTGTACCGCCCCCGCATGTCCGACTGCAGCGACTACAGCGGCCAGTACCTCCACCCAGACTCCTGGGCTCCACCACAGCGAGGCCGCAGTGCCTCCGATGTCTCCTCTGACATCTCCATCCAGCTCAACCAAACTCCACCCCAGCAGCCATTTCCCAAGGGgggcagcagctcccaggcaACACCCTCTTCCTCTGGACCGTCATCAGCTGCCAGCTACCAGCTCCAACCagcttcttcctcctccacctcctcctcatatCCACATCCTCTTCACCCAGGTGCCACCTCCACCCTGTCCAGGGGTTCACATATCCACTCCCACCCTCAGCCACACCCTCACCCGAGTGGGCCTGCACCCCAGTC